The genomic window CTCTGATGGGTCCCTCCGGATCGGGAAAGACCACGCTGCTCAACCTGATCGCCGGAATCGACCGGCCCGATGACGGCCAAATCGTCGTCGCCGGCACCGATCTGTCACAATTGAACGAATCACAGATGGCCAAGTGGCGCGCCCGGCACATCGGTTTTGTCTTCCAGTTCTACAACCTTCTGCCGGTGTTGACCGCCTTCGGCAATGTCGAACTGCCGTTGCTTCTCACCAAGCTCTCCTCTGCGGAGCGGCGGGCGCATGTGGAGACCGCGCTTGAGATGGTCGGATTGAGGGACCGCATGCAGCACTATCCCCGTCAACTGTCGGGTGGACAGGAGCAGCGTGTGGCGATCGCGCGGGCGATTGTGACCGATCCCACCGTCGTGGTCGCCGACGAACCAACCGGCGATCTGGACAAACAGTCGGCCGCCGAGGTGCTCGACTTGCTGGTGCGGCTCAATGCCGAGTACAAGAAGACGATCCTGATGGTGACGCACGATCCCAGAGCGGCGGAACGCGCCCATGTGCAGCGCCACCTGGACAAAGGCGAATTGGTGTAGGCGACACCATGCATGTACTCCGGCTGATCTACAAGAACGCCCTGCGCCACAAGCTGCGCACGGCCCTGACCGTCTTGGGCATTGCCATCGCGATCATGGCGTTCGGATTACTGCGTGCGGTGATTGGGGCCTGGTACGCCGGTGTGGCGCAGGCCGCGCCCGATCGTTTGATCTGCCGCAGCCGCATCTCGATCACCTTCGATCTCCCGGTGGCACAGAAGCCCAAGATCGAACGCATCCCCGGGGTCGCGGCCGTGACCTCCGGGAGTTGGTTCGGCGGGATCTACAAGGATCCCAAGAATTTCTTCGCACAGATTGCGCTCGAAAGCGTGGAGTCTTTCCGGTTCTACCCCGAGTTCATCGTCGATTCCGCGGCCTTGGCGGCCTTCGCCTCCGAGCGCAATGCCGTCATCGTCGGCGAGGCGACGATGAAACGCTTCGGCTGGAAGATCGGCGACGTTATCCGCCTGCAGGGGATGATCTATCCCGGCGACTGGGACTTTGTCATCCGCGGCATCTATACGGGGCGCAATCCCTCCACCGACGTCTCCCAGTTTCTGTTAAACTGGAACTGCATTGACCAACGCATGCAGCAAGAATGGCCGGCGCGCGCCGGGCGGGTCGGTTGGTGGGTGATCAAGATCAGTGATCCCTCCCGCGCGGCGGCGATCTCCGCGGCGGTCGACCGCGAGTTTGACAACTCCCCCGACGAGACTCTCACCGAGACCGAGGCCGCCTTCCAGCAAAGTTACGTCGCCATGGCCGGCACGATTGTCTTCTCGCTGA from Candidatus Zixiibacteriota bacterium includes these protein-coding regions:
- a CDS encoding ABC transporter ATP-binding protein, with the translated sequence MAEPIVEVKDVRKSYYRDKVEVPVLTQLSLTVPEGEFVALMGPSGSGKTTLLNLIAGIDRPDDGQIVVAGTDLSQLNESQMAKWRARHIGFVFQFYNLLPVLTAFGNVELPLLLTKLSSAERRAHVETALEMVGLRDRMQHYPRQLSGGQEQRVAIARAIVTDPTVVVADEPTGDLDKQSAAEVLDLLVRLNAEYKKTILMVTHDPRAAERAHVQRHLDKGELV
- a CDS encoding FtsX-like permease family protein; protein product: MHVLRLIYKNALRHKLRTALTVLGIAIAIMAFGLLRAVIGAWYAGVAQAAPDRLICRSRISITFDLPVAQKPKIERIPGVAAVTSGSWFGGIYKDPKNFFAQIALESVESFRFYPEFIVDSAALAAFASERNAVIVGEATMKRFGWKIGDVIRLQGMIYPGDWDFVIRGIYTGRNPSTDVSQFLLNWNCIDQRMQQEWPARAGRVGWWVIKISDPSRAAAISAAVDREFDNSPDETLTETEAAFQQSYVAMAGTIVFSLKVISFLVIGIILLVAANTMAMTARERIAEYAVLKTLGFRSGHLLGLIAGESLLMSVLGAALGIVILFPVVGGVGAALQAWFPAFLVDPQTYPMAAVIALLVGGLAAAFPAWRAISVSIVNGLRRIG